A region of the Blattabacterium cuenoti genome:
ATCAGGTGTCCTGATCCATATGCTGCAGAAAAAATGATATCTCTAATCCGTAAAATTCAGAAAAAAGGAGATACCATAGGTGGGACTATAACCTGTGTTATAAACAATGTTCCAGTAGGAATTGGAGAACCTGTTTTTAATAAATTACATGCTGAATTGGCAAAAGCTATGCTTTCTATTAATGCTGTCAAAGGCTTTGAATATGGTAGTGGATTTTTTGGATCTGAATTGACTGGATCTAAACATAATGATTTATTTAATAGTGATGGAAGCACTAAAACAAATTTTTCAGGAGGTATTTTAGGCGGGATATCAAATGGAATGGATATTTACTTTAGGATAGCATTTAAACCTGTAGCTACAATAATGCAAAAACAAAAAACTATAGATAAAAAAGGAAATTTGGTTCTTATGGAAGGAAAGGGAAGACATGATCCTTGTGTACTTCCTCGTGCTATTCCTATTGTAGAATCTATGACGGCATTAGTTTTAGCTGATTATTGGATGTATAGAAAATTATCTAAATATTCTTCAATAAGGAATTGAAACCTTATTTTCTAATTTTTATTTTAGGTCCAACTGGTGTTGGAAAAACGTCTATGTCCCTTTTTTTAGCAAAGAGATTAAAAACTGAAATTTTATCTTGTGATTCTAGACAATTTTATAAAGAATTAAAAATAGGATCTTATAGGCCTACTATAAAAGAACTCCAATCTGTCCCACATCATTTTATAGGACATTTAACTATTCATCAATCTTATAATGCTAAACGTTTTGAGAAAGATTCATTAAAAAAAATGAAACAATTATTTAAAAAATATTCTATTTTAATTATGGTAGGAGGGTCTGGATTATATGAAAAATCGATCACAGAAGGTTTATCGGATATTCCAAATATTGATTTGAATATTAGAAATAATCTAATCTATCATTTTAAAAAAGAAGGAATTTTTTTTCTTCAAAAAGAAATTCAAAAATTATCCCCAATTCCTACCAATATAGATATGAATAATCCAAGACGTTTGATAAGATATCTAGAAATAGTTAGATCTACAGGAAAAAATCCTTCTTTCTTTTTTCAGAAAAAAAATTTAAGATTTTTTTCCACTTTAAAAATTGGATTAACTTTACCAAGAGAAGAAATTTATATCCGAATAAATAATAGAGTAGAAAAAATGATTCAAATGGGTTTATTAGAAGAAGCTAGTAGACATTATTCTTACAGATATTTAAATAGCTTAGATACCATAGGGTATAAAGAAATTTATGATTTTTTATCTAAAAAAAAAAATCTCTCCATGAAACAATAGAAGAAATAAAAAAAAATACCAGAAAATATGCAAAAAAACAATTGACTTGGTATCGAAAAGATCCTTCTATTACATGGTTTCATCCAAAAGATGAAGAAAAAATATTGTATTTTATTTTGAACAAAGTAAAAATGGGCAATACTGGATTTGAACCAGTGCCCCCCTGCTTGTAAAACAGGTGCTCTAAACCATGCTGAGCTAATTGCCCTAAAAAGATCTTCAAATGTAAAGAAAAATTTATAAACTTAATAAAACTTCAGATACAGTAAAAGTACTCCCACTTATTAAAATTAGATCTTTTTTTTTAGCTTGAAATTTTGCTGATAAAAAAGCTTTCTTTACAGAAGGGTAAAAAAACATTTTTCTATTATTTTTAAACATTTTTTTGACCAAAATTTTTAAATTTTCTATTGAAAATTTTCTTTCTATATTAGGTTGACAAAAGTAATAAAATGCTTCAATAGGAAAATATTTTAATAATTTTTCTACTTTTTTTTCCCTTACAAAACCTAATACTAAATGTAAATTTTCATATGATTCTTTTTTCAATTGTTGATTGATCATTAGAATCCCTTCTTCATTATGAGCTATATCACAAATGATTTTTGGATTATCTCGTTTTAAGATATGCCAACGTCCTTTCAAATTAGTATTTTCAATAACTTTTTTTAATCCGCTTTTTATAGATTCATTAGAAACTAATATATTTTTTCTTTTTTGTAAAATGTCTATAGTTTTTAAAACTATGATTCTATTCAAATTTTGATAATCTGCTTCAAAAGGAATTTGATATTTGGAATAATCTTTTACATAATTTGAGAAATATATTGGAGCATTTTTTTTTAAAGCTTCTTTAAAAAAAACAAATTTGATTTCTTGAGAAATCCCGCTTCCAATTATGACCGATGTGTTTCTCTTTATAATTCCTGCTTTTTCCAAAGCTATTTTGGATCTATCATTTCCTAATAATTCTGTATGATCTTCACTAATATTAGTAATAATGGAAATTTCAGGATTTATAATATTAGTGGAATCTAAACGTCCTCCCAATCCTACTTCAATAATAGCTAGATGAACTTTCTTTTTCTTAAAATATTGAAATGCTAAAGCTGTATTCATTTCAAAAAATGACATTTTTTCTTTTTCAATAATTTTCTTATTTTCTTCAATAAAATTAATAATAAAATCTTTTTCTATTAAAAGACCATTACAACTGATTCTCTCTCTAAAGTCTATTAAATGAGGAGAAGTGAATAAACCTATGTTATATCTTTCTTCTTGTAATATAGAAGATAACATATGTACTGTTGATCCCTTTCCGTTAGTCCCTCCAACATGAATGCTTTTAAAAAAATTTTGTGGATTTCCTAAATAAGAACAAAAAAATTTCATTCTTTTCAAACCAGGTTTATAGGATTTTAATCCTGTTTTTTGATAAATGGGAAGACGATTAAAAATCCATTGAATAGTTTCAGAGTAATTCACTAAATATAGAAATTTAATAATATGACAAAATTAGATTTTTTTTAAAAAATTCATTAAATTTATCGAGGATCATTATTACACTCTGAAATAATAAAAACATATTTACACTTTATCGAAAAAATTATAGAAGGAGATTTAAAAAGAGGTTTCCCTATTGAAAAAATTAGATTTCGATTTCCTCCAGAACCAAATGGCTTTCTTCATATTGGACATGTTAAAGCTATATATTTGAATTTTGAATTAGGAAAAAAGTATAAAGCTCCTGTCAATTTAAGATTTGATGATACAAATCCTATTGGAGAAGAAAAAAAATTCATAGAATCTATCAAAAAAGATATCAAATTTTTGGGATTTGAATGGGATCAAGAATGCTATGCTTCGGATTATTTTCAAAAACTTTATGAATGGGCTGTAGAGCTTATTAAAAAGAATAAAGCTTATGTAGATGATCAACCTAAAGAAATCATAAAAAATCAAAGAAAAACTCCTTTTGAAGAAGGAATAAACAGTTTCTATCGTAATAGATCTGTAAATGAAAATTTATATTTATTCGAAAAAATGAAAAATGGAATTTTTGAAGAAGAATCATGTGTCCTCAGAGCTAAGATCAATATGAAATCATCCAATATGAACATGAGAGACCCAATCATGTATAGAATTTTGAAAAAAAAACATCCTCGTACTAAAAATGAATGGTGTATTTATCCTACTTATGATTGGACCCATGGTCAATGTGATTATATTGAACAAATATCTCATTCTTTATGTTCTTTAGAATTTGAAAATAGACGTCCATTATATAATTGGTATCTAGATCAAATTTTTGAAAAAAATAATAATAAAATCAGGCCAAAACAAATAGAATTTTCAAGGCTAAATTTAAGTCATACCATAACTAGTAAAAGAAAAATACAATACTTGATTGAAAAAAATGTGATTTCCTCATGGGATGATCCACGTATTTTAACAATATCTGGATTGCGTCGTAGAGGATACACATCTTTAGCTATAAAAAATTTTATTCAAAAAATAGGAATCACAAAAAGAAAAAATCTTATTGATACCTCTCTTTTAGAATTTAGAATTAGAGAGCATTTGAATAAAATTTCACCTAGAGTTATGGTGGTATTAAAACCAATAAAATTAGTCATTGATAATTATTCTATAAATTCTACTGAATGGCTAGAAGCAGATAATAATCCAGAAAATCAAAAATATGGATGTAGAAAAATCCCTTTTTCAAAATTTTTATATATTGAGGAAAATGATTTTCTAGAAAAAAAAGTAAAAAAGTTTTTTAGACTTTCAATTGGAGATGAAGTAAGACTTAAAAATGCTTATATCATTAAAGCAAATTTTGTAGTCAAAAATTCTAATGGAAAAATAAAAGAAATACATTGTACTTATGATCCAAAAAGTCAATCTAGAAAAAGAAACAAAAATGAAAATAAAAAAAGAGTAAAAACTACTATACACTGGGTTTCTATAAAACATTCTATTCCTATAAAAATATATCTATATCACCAACTTTTTTCAATCAAAAATCCAGAAAAAGAAAATTTTAAAGAACACATAAATTTAAAATCTATGGAAAAGATTGTTGCCTATGCAGAACCGTCCTTACAAAAAGCTAAAAAAGGAGATCGCTTTCAATTCCAAAGAATTGGGTATTTCTATGCAGATGTCGATCTAAATAATAATAAAGAAGAAGTCATTTTCCATAAAACAGCTTTTCTTAAAGATCAATGGAAAAAAATAAATAACA
Encoded here:
- the aroC gene encoding chorismate synthase; this translates as MAGNIFGNLFRVTTFGESHGNALGGIIDGCPAGIELNFEEIQNELNRRKPGQSSIVTQRNEPDKVNFLSGILDNKTTGTPIGFIIFNKDHQSEDYRHIQNIYRPSHSDFTYEKKYGIRDYRGGGRSSARETICRVVAGSIAKQLIKDIKITSYVSSVGNISIKKPYQDLDLSKIEENSIRCPDPYAAEKMISLIRKIQKKGDTIGGTITCVINNVPVGIGEPVFNKLHAELAKAMLSINAVKGFEYGSGFFGSELTGSKHNDLFNSDGSTKTNFSGGILGGISNGMDIYFRIAFKPVATIMQKQKTIDKKGNLVLMEGKGRHDPCVLPRAIPIVESMTALVLADYWMYRKLSKYSSIRN
- the glnS gene encoding glutamine--tRNA ligase; the protein is MEKIIEGDLKRGFPIEKIRFRFPPEPNGFLHIGHVKAIYLNFELGKKYKAPVNLRFDDTNPIGEEKKFIESIKKDIKFLGFEWDQECYASDYFQKLYEWAVELIKKNKAYVDDQPKEIIKNQRKTPFEEGINSFYRNRSVNENLYLFEKMKNGIFEEESCVLRAKINMKSSNMNMRDPIMYRILKKKHPRTKNEWCIYPTYDWTHGQCDYIEQISHSLCSLEFENRRPLYNWYLDQIFEKNNNKIRPKQIEFSRLNLSHTITSKRKIQYLIEKNVISSWDDPRILTISGLRRRGYTSLAIKNFIQKIGITKRKNLIDTSLLEFRIREHLNKISPRVMVVLKPIKLVIDNYSINSTEWLEADNNPENQKYGCRKIPFSKFLYIEENDFLEKKVKKFFRLSIGDEVRLKNAYIIKANFVVKNSNGKIKEIHCTYDPKSQSRKRNKNENKKRVKTTIHWVSIKHSIPIKIYLYHQLFSIKNPEKENFKEHINLKSMEKIVAYAEPSLQKAKKGDRFQFQRIGYFYADVDLNNNKEEVIFHKTAFLKDQWKKINNK
- the miaA gene encoding tRNA (adenosine(37)-N6)-dimethylallyltransferase MiaA — its product is MSLFLAKRLKTEILSCDSRQFYKELKIGSYRPTIKELQSVPHHFIGHLTIHQSYNAKRFEKDSLKKMKQLFKKYSILIMVGGSGLYEKSITEGLSDIPNIDLNIRNNLIYHFKKEGIFFLQKEIQKLSPIPTNIDMNNPRRLIRYLEIVRSTGKNPSFFFQKKNLRFFSTLKIGLTLPREEIYIRINNRVEKMIQMGLLEEASRHYSYRYLNSLDTIGYKEIYDFLSKKKNLSMKQ
- a CDS encoding bifunctional folylpolyglutamate synthase/dihydrofolate synthase — protein: MNYSETIQWIFNRLPIYQKTGLKSYKPGLKRMKFFCSYLGNPQNFFKSIHVGGTNGKGSTVHMLSSILQEERYNIGLFTSPHLIDFRERISCNGLLIEKDFIINFIEENKKIIEKEKMSFFEMNTALAFQYFKKKKVHLAIIEVGLGGRLDSTNIINPEISIITNISEDHTELLGNDRSKIALEKAGIIKRNTSVIIGSGISQEIKFVFFKEALKKNAPIYFSNYVKDYSKYQIPFEADYQNLNRIIVLKTIDILQKRKNILVSNESIKSGLKKVIENTNLKGRWHILKRDNPKIICDIAHNEEGILMINQQLKKESYENLHLVLGFVREKKVEKLLKYFPIEAFYYFCQPNIERKFSIENLKILVKKMFKNNRKMFFYPSVKKAFLSAKFQAKKKDLILISGSTFTVSEVLLSL